A stretch of the Acomys russatus chromosome 23, mAcoRus1.1, whole genome shotgun sequence genome encodes the following:
- the LOC127206595 gene encoding vomeronasal type-2 receptor 116-like: ILPSVCSADCGPGFRKFWKEGMATCCFECSPCPENEISNETNVDQCVMCPEEQYANPEQNHCIDKAVVFLSYEDPLGMALALVPLCFTAFTAVVLGVFVKHHDTAIVRANNKTLSYLLLISLMFCFLCPLLFLGRPNTATCILQQITFGIVFTVAVSTVLAKTITVVLAFKLTGPRRRMKYILISGVPNYIIPMCSLFQVILCAIWLGSSPPFVDIDAHSEHGHIIIVCNKGSVTAFYSVLGFLACMAMASFTVAFLARNLPDTFNEAKYLTFSMLLFFSVWISFIPVYHSTKGIVMVAVEIFSILASSAGMLGCIFVPKFYIIFLRPERISIQNIRKKS, encoded by the exons ATATTGCCCTCTGTGTGTAGTGCTGACTGTGGTCCTGGATTCAGAAAATTCTGGAAAGAAGGAATGGCCACCTGCTGTTTTGAATGCAGCCCATgtccagaaaatgaaatttctaatgagACAA atGTGGATCAATGTGTGATGTGTCCAGAGGAACAGTATGCCAACCCAGAGCAGAACCACTGTATAGACAAAGCTGTGGTCTTTCTGAGCTATGAAGATCCATTAGGTATGGCTCTTGCCTTAGTACCCTTGTGCTTTACTGCATTCACTGCTGTGGTTCTTGGGGTCTTTGTGAAGCACCATGACACTGCTATTGTAAGGGCCAATAACAAAACCCTCAGCTACCTCTTACTTATATCActcatgttctgtttcctctgcccCTTGCTCTTCCTTGGGCGTCCAAACACAGCCACCTGCATCCTGCAGCAGatcacatttggaattgtattcaCTGTAGCTGTTTCCACAGTTCTGGCCAAAACAATCACTGTAGTTCTGGCTTTCAAACTCACAGGCCCCAGAAGAAGGATGAAGTATATCCTAATATCAGGGGTACCTAACTACATCATTCCCATGTGCTCCCTGTTCCAAGTAATTCTGTGTGCAATTTGGCTAGGATCTTCTCCTCCATTTGTTGATATTGATGCACACTCTGAGCATGGCCATATCATCATTGTGTGCAACAAGGGCTCAGTTACCGCATTCTACTCTGTTCTGGGATTCTTGGCCTGCATGGCCATGGCAAGCTTCACTGTGGCTTTCCTGGCAAGAAACCTGCCTGACACCTTCAATGAAGCCAAGTACCTGACATTCAGCATGCTGTTGTTCTTCAGTGTCTGGATCAGCTTCATCCCTGTATATCATAGCACAAAGGGCATTGTCATGGTTGCTGTGGAGATCTTCTCCATCTTGGCTTCCAGTGCAGGGATGCTTGGATGCATCTTTGTTCCTAAATTCTATATAATTTTCTTAAGACCAGAAAGAATTTCTATCCAAAATATCAGGAAGAAATCATAA